Within the Candidatus Thorarchaeota archaeon genome, the region GTACTTATTTTTGGGAGAAGCGAAGCTTGATGAAGGTTTGCACTTGTTCTTAGAGTTCACACCACATCCCGGTTTGTTTTATAAATGGTATATTCGATTGATTAAATGTTAAGGCCGTGAGTGTGCTGAAGCAAAGCAAAAGCAAGGGATTAAGAAAACAATCAGATTATTGCTCTTCACTGAGTCACGGATATCGCATACACTCTAAAGAAGAGCTCAAGACGGTATCAAGCCATGACTCACTTTTCTCGAATTGGAGTCCAATGCATTTGCTTTTCCATGAAATACAAAGAAAGGAGTTTTGCCATTGATGGGACTCAAGAACGTGCCAGCATCTGTACTTGTCGAGAACGCACCTGAACCGGTGCTAATACTGAATTCAGAAGGCAATATTAAATATGTCAACCAAAGCTTCGAGGACTGTTTTGGTTATTTCCGTGAAGATGTCCTTGGCAAGCATTATACAGAAGTGGAAATCATTGCTCATAATGAAGCCAAGAGCCAAGACGGACAAGGATATTGGGAATCTTTGGAAGGCAAATTGCCAGAACCTGAGGATTATGCATTCGAGGGCAAAAATGGAGAATCATATCATATGGTTCCCACATCGTTCCATGTGACAGATACAGAAACCGGCCAAGAGCTACTAGTTGTGTTTCTCAAAGATATCAGTGATTTAGTCCACACACAAGACCAGCTGGCTTTTGCACAAGCAGCGCTTGACAATGCAGTATATGGTGTGGCGTTCTCAGACTCAAAGGCTAATCTAACCTATGTAAATGATGCATTCTGTAAGTTGTGGGGATACTCAGACAAAGAGAATCTTATCGGAGAACATTTGTTGCTTTCCAGAACCGATTCTCACAAGGCAAAGGATATCTTGGAGGCAATAGCTCAGAACGGGTATTGGAGGGGTGAAATTGAAGGAATCCTGAAAGATGGTTCGAAGAAGTACGTGCAAATGTCAGCAACTCACGTTAAGGAACAGGGTATTCCACATGGAATCATGGCCTCATTTATCGATGTTTCCGAACGAAAAAAAGCACAGGAGAAGCTAGTAAGAAACGAACGATTGGCCGCATTGGGACAGCTCAGCGGGGGAATCGCTCATGAACTGAGAAATCCTCTTGGAGCAATCAAGAATAGCGTCTACTTCCTCCGCATGGCCCTCGAGGACCCCGATGAAGATATACAAGAAACACTTGAGATTATAGATGAGGAAGTTCAACATTCTGTCGACATAATTGAGAGCCTTTTGGATTATGCCAGACCAAGACCACCCACAAGAAGGAAGGTTGACATAACCAAGTTGCTTGAGGATTTGATTAGTAGCGCTGAAATTCCCGATGATATTGAAGTCACAGTGGAGTTTGATAAAGAGATTCCTGTGCTTCTAGCAGATCCGGTTCAACTGGAACGAGTTTTCGGAAATCTGATAGGAAACGCCGTTCAAGCAATGCCTGATGGGGGGAGATTAAAGCTCAGTGCAAAGTGCTGCGCAGATGAGATGGTTCAGGTAAAAGTAGAGGATACTGGGGAAGGTATCCCCGAAGAAAATCTTGAGAAAGTGTTTGAACCCCTCTTCACAACCAAAGCTAAGGGCATCGGATTGGGACTGGCCATAGTAAATTCAGTTGTTGAAGCACACGATGGTTCAATCAGTGTTAAGAGCGAAGTTGGAAAAGGTACCCTCTTCACAGTTGAGCTACCCCTTCCTGAGGTGAATTGAGATGACGAATGATGAAATTTCAATCATGATTGTTGACGATAAGAAAAGCATGACTTCATCCATGTCACGAGTGTTGAACAGAATGGGATATGATGTTGAAACAGCTGGCAGCGGACGCGAAGCAATCGAAATAGCTAAAGAAAAGGAGAGAATCGATATTGTATTTCTTGATATCAAGATGCCAGTAATGAATGGTGTTGAAACATACAAGCAGCTGAAAACCATCATTCCTCAAGCAGCAGTTATCATGATGACAGCATATGCAGTCGAAGATTTGATTCAAGAAGCCCTTGAGGAAGGTGCCTTCGGAGTTATCTATAAACCGCTTGATCTTGAAAAAGTAGATGAGAAAATCGAGAAAGCTCTAGAAATAGAAAAAGGTGCATTGATACTTGTGGTGGATGATGATTCTAATGTTCGAAGGAGTTTCGATAAAGCACTAACGAAGAAAGGGTATTCCGTTATTGCCGCAGAAAGCGGAGAAGAAGCCGTGAATCTGGCTGCCGAAGAAGAATTCGATGTGTTATTCATCGATCTAAGATTACCGGAGATAAATGGCTTAGAGACCTATCTCAAAGTGAAAGAGACTAATCCTTCTGCAGTCGCAGTTATTGTAACAGCATATGCTCAGGACATGAATGCATTGGTGGAACAGGCACTTCTGGAGGATGCATATTCCTGCATGCAGAAACCAATCGACTTGGGCAAAGTGAATGATTTGGTGAATCTCGTTATGGAGGCAAAAAGGGAGTAGAATCAAAGCATGGATGCTCCAGATAATGAGACATCATCCGTATTGGTAGTAGACGATAACAAAAATATCTGTAACATTTTGAAGAAGGTTTTGACAAGAGAAGGATATGATGTGGAAACAGTAACTCGGGGTCAAGAAGCTGTAGATTTAACAGACAAACTCAAGTTCAGGATCGCCCTCATTGATCTTAAGCTGCCAGATACAGAGGGTATACAGCTGATGGATAGCTTGGTGGAAATAGCTCCCGAAATGGAGATTATCGTAATAACAGGACATGCTTCTATTGAAACCGCAGTAGATACCCTAACTAGTCGGGCCGTCGACTATGTTACTAAACCAATTGATATGGATTATCTGCTTGAAGTTATTAGCAAGACCTTGGAAAGACAAGAGCTGCAGAAGAAAAAAGAGTCCACATTGAGGCATCTGAGAGCCAAAAGCAATCAGCTGAGCGATGTTGTACACACAATTTCTCACGACCTGAAGGCCTCACTCCAACTGATTATGAGCTATGCCGACCTTGCGAAAGCTGAATGTGACAGTCCGGATATTGAGGCTATTGCACAACTGGCTGGCAAAATCACCGAGATGATGGATAGGTCTATTGAGCTTGCAGATGAGGGATTAGTTGTTAAGAAAACAGACCAAGTGAATCTGAAACAAGTGGTCATGGAGACAGCGAGTACTATGACCACTCATGATGTTGAATTTAGAGTAGGACAGCTTCCGGTCGTAGAAGGAGATCAAACAAAGCTGAGTCAGGTGTTTCTGAATCTCTTTCGGAATGCCATTGAACATGCTAATCCCGATCACATCAGTGTAACAATGGTAAACGCTGATAATGAAGTGAAAATTCTGGTGACTAATGATGGAGAACCCATTCCGGAAGAGTACAGGCACAACCTATTCGACCGAGGGGTATCGAGCAAAGGCTCTGAAGGTGGATTGGGCTTATTCATCGTCAGGCGAGTTGTTGAGGGGCATGGGTGGACCATTGAACTCGCTGACGAACCTGACACCACTTTCAGGATTATAGTCCCGAAAAATGATTTGATTGCGTAGAATACAGTAATCAGCAGCACATTATTGGGCATTTTATGCTTAGCATTCAGACATCAATCAAATGTAGGTGAAGTAAGATACCTTCAGTCAGCTCTATATAGTCCTCAAATGGCCAAAAGAAATAGACACTTTCGAAGACTCAGAGGATGAATTACAGTATGCAAGCACGGAGAGGAAAACCCGAAGATATCGAAGATGTAATCGAATTGAATCGGTATAGCTACGCAATACCCTCAGATGAAGATGAAAGAATGGAGAAATGCTTGAAAGAAATCGATGTTGCAAGTGAGTTCTTTATTGCTGAGAGGGGTGGAGAGAGCTGCGCACATGTAAGAATGATTCCACTTGAGCAAAATGTTCGTAGCAGGTGGAAGAAAATGGCAGCAGTAAGCATGGTGGCAAGTGCCCCTGAGACTCGCCGCCTGGGATACGTTAGAGAAATCATGCTTCAATCGCTGCGAGAACTGAAAGAGGAGGGATATGGGGTTAGTATGCTCTATCCATTCAAAGACAGTTTCTATGCTTCGATGGGATATGTAAAGATGCCGCCATGGTATACACTCACATGCAACCCAAGGAATATAGTATATTCTAAGGTGCCTAGAGATT harbors:
- a CDS encoding PAS domain S-box protein, which codes for MMGLKNVPASVLVENAPEPVLILNSEGNIKYVNQSFEDCFGYFREDVLGKHYTEVEIIAHNEAKSQDGQGYWESLEGKLPEPEDYAFEGKNGESYHMVPTSFHVTDTETGQELLVVFLKDISDLVHTQDQLAFAQAALDNAVYGVAFSDSKANLTYVNDAFCKLWGYSDKENLIGEHLLLSRTDSHKAKDILEAIAQNGYWRGEIEGILKDGSKKYVQMSATHVKEQGIPHGIMASFIDVSERKKAQEKLVRNERLAALGQLSGGIAHELRNPLGAIKNSVYFLRMALEDPDEDIQETLEIIDEEVQHSVDIIESLLDYARPRPPTRRKVDITKLLEDLISSAEIPDDIEVTVEFDKEIPVLLADPVQLERVFGNLIGNAVQAMPDGGRLKLSAKCCADEMVQVKVEDTGEGIPEENLEKVFEPLFTTKAKGIGLGLAIVNSVVEAHDGSISVKSEVGKGTLFTVELPLPEVN
- a CDS encoding response regulator; protein product: MTNDEISIMIVDDKKSMTSSMSRVLNRMGYDVETAGSGREAIEIAKEKERIDIVFLDIKMPVMNGVETYKQLKTIIPQAAVIMMTAYAVEDLIQEALEEGAFGVIYKPLDLEKVDEKIEKALEIEKGALILVVDDDSNVRRSFDKALTKKGYSVIAAESGEEAVNLAAEEEFDVLFIDLRLPEINGLETYLKVKETNPSAVAVIVTAYAQDMNALVEQALLEDAYSCMQKPIDLGKVNDLVNLVMEAKRE
- a CDS encoding response regulator; the protein is MDAPDNETSSVLVVDDNKNICNILKKVLTREGYDVETVTRGQEAVDLTDKLKFRIALIDLKLPDTEGIQLMDSLVEIAPEMEIIVITGHASIETAVDTLTSRAVDYVTKPIDMDYLLEVISKTLERQELQKKKESTLRHLRAKSNQLSDVVHTISHDLKASLQLIMSYADLAKAECDSPDIEAIAQLAGKITEMMDRSIELADEGLVVKKTDQVNLKQVVMETASTMTTHDVEFRVGQLPVVEGDQTKLSQVFLNLFRNAIEHANPDHISVTMVNADNEVKILVTNDGEPIPEEYRHNLFDRGVSSKGSEGGLGLFIVRRVVEGHGWTIELADEPDTTFRIIVPKNDLIA